A genomic segment from Cygnus atratus isolate AKBS03 ecotype Queensland, Australia chromosome 9, CAtr_DNAZoo_HiC_assembly, whole genome shotgun sequence encodes:
- the LOC118247154 gene encoding coagulation factor VII-like produces MLSRMESSSSLVMFLLLMCSVNSSCPYSVFMTRDKAHEVLKVQKRANYFLEEIRPGNLERECNEEKCSFEEAKEIFHSQEKTMEFWFNYKGLNPCSTNPCKNGGVCKIRHYNYFCICPPKFGGDNCEEEKFECWYKNGGCWQYCRDSSHSFHVECSCTKDYTLHEDGKRCVQAGPFPCGLIKARRAVREEPLGQTRIPRELRNDVATWNESMAGTVKLSEMELSTVRENETLKAASEQSTIMEEAAGPKEVGVDASSCTEMPVDSGTQKQLRQEGATPEHAATEGTARPGLRWSEPPQGPAQHNETTAAAARQEETVENASGQNQTGQSMCQNETGAIQTMCDGLNESSDTTNASGMAQHNQPNISSTSEHNGSRITGGTLCHRGHCPWQVLIRNSGGNSFCGGSLINSRWVVTAAHCLDLVRPHHVTVGDFDKYRRELNEQKIGVERSWTHPHYDSNNYNGDIALLYLSSDVVFNEYVLPICLPNPNLAALLSEEGTVGMVSGWGATHDRGSTLRFLMKVRLPIVNMDTCQQVMDRIITDNMFCAGYATEAADACKGDSGGPFAVPYHNTWFLLGIVSWGEGCAEKGKYGVYTRVSNYITWIKETVDSVADSEKFSINFS; encoded by the exons ATGCTCAGTAGAATGGAGAGCAGTTCCTCGCTTGTGATGTTTCTCCTATTAATGTGCTCTGTCAACAGCAGCTGTCCGTATTCAG tgtTCATGACAAGAGACAAAGCACATGAGGTGCTGAAAGTCCAGAAGCGTGCTAACTATTTTCTGGAAGAGATTCGTCCAGGGAACTTGGAGAGAGAATGCAATGAGGAAAAGTGTTCATTTGAGGAGGCTAAGGAAATCTTCCATTCACAGGAGAAAACG ATGGAGTTTTGGTTCAATTACAAAG GTTTAAATCCATGTAGTACAAATCCCTGTAAAAATGGTGGAGTCTGCAAAATAAGACACTACAATTACTTTTGCATCTGCCCCCCAAAATTTGGAGGAGACAACTGTGAAGAAG AAAAGTTCGAGTGCTGGTATAAGAACGGTGGGTGCTGGCAGTACTGCAGGGACAGCAGTCACTCCTTTCATGTGGAATGCTCCTGCACAAAGGACTACACCCTGCACGAGGATGGGAAGAGGTGCGTGCAAGCAG GACCCTTTCCATGTGGCCTGATTAAAGCCAGGCGTGCCGTGCGAGAGGAGCCTCTGGGGCAAACAAGGATCCCAAGGGAGCTGAGGAACGATGTGGCCACGTGGAATGAGAGCATGGCAGGAACAGTCAAGCTCTCTGAGATGGAGCTAAGCACTGTcagggaaaatgaaacattaaaggCTGCTTCTGAGCAAAGCACAATCATGGAGGAGGCTGCTGGACCAAAGGAGGTGGGAGTAGATGCTTCCAGCTGCACCGAGATGCCGGTGGACTCTGGCACCCAGAAGCAGCTGCGGCAGGAGGGGGCTACCCCTGAGCACGCAGCCACGGAGGGGACAGCCAGGCCTGGGCTGCGGTGGAGTGAGCCACCCCAGGGCCCTGCACAGCACAACGAgaccacagcagctgctgccaggcaggaaGAAACAGTGGAAAATGCTTCTGGGCAGAACCAAACAGGGCAGAGCATGTGCCAAAACGAAACCGGGGCAATTCAAACCATGTGCGATGGGCTTAACGAGAGCAGTGACACCACAAACGCTTCAGGCATGGCTCAGCACAACCAGCCAAACATCAGCTCTACCTCAGAGCACAACGGCTCCAGGATAACCGGAGGAACGTTGTGTCATCGTGGACATTGCCCCTGGCAG GTTTTGATCCGAAATAGCGGAGGAAACAGTTTTTGTGGAGGGAGCTTAATCAACAGCCGCTGGGTGGTCACAGCTGCTCACTGCCTCGATCTCGTTAGGCCACACCATGTTACCGTGG GTGATTTTGACAAGTATCGCAGAGAACTGAATGAACAGAAGATTGGCGTGGAACGGAGCTGGACACACCCACATTACGATTCAAATAACTACAATGGTGACATAGCCTTGCTGTACTTGAGCAGTGACGTTGTTTTTAACGAGTATGTACTTCCCATCTGCCTTCCCAACCCTaacctggcagctctgctgtctgagGAAGGCACAGTAGGGATGGTAAGCGGATGGGGTGCCACTCATGACAGGGGTTCAACTCTGCGCTTCCTCATGAAAGTCAGGCTGCCCATTGTAAACATGGACACGTGTCAGCAGGTGATGGACAGAATCATTACTGATAACATGTTCTGTGCAGGCTATGCCACTGAAGCTGCAGATGCCTGCAAGGGCGATAGTGGTGGCCCTTTTGCAGTACCTTACCACAACACTTGGTTTCTTTTAGGCATTGTAAGCTGGGGTGAGGGCTGtgctgaaaaaggaaagtatGGTGTGTATACAAGAGTATCCAATTACATTACATGGATTAAAGAGACTGTTGACAGTGTAGCAGATTCAGAAAAGTTTTCCATTAACTTTTCTTAA